In the genome of Macrobrachium rosenbergii isolate ZJJX-2024 unplaced genomic scaffold, ASM4041242v1 13895, whole genome shotgun sequence, one region contains:
- the LOC136837920 gene encoding uncharacterized protein yields MDEPEVKSYLEGNGVNWKFITPRAPWSGGFYERLVGVLKGCLSKALYHKRVSFEELRTLLVEFQAVINSRPLTYLSSDRDCEALTPSMLLYGRNVCISPPLNNSATDDPDFMSSSDLREQYFRLSSVLRKFENSWKRDYLVSLRGRHNNSSDNLSANVKVGDIVMVDLEDHLGKGYRYLLSLGKVTQLFPSSDGVIRSVEVRVNNKLYMRSITKLVLLELPEREFDSVVTQEPDSVPLTGTRPRRAAAIRCDQERKDLISMDVL; encoded by the coding sequence atggatgaaccAGAGGTAAAGTCATACCTTGAAGGAAATGGTGTTAATTGGAAGTTCATTACACCGCGAGCCCCCTGGTCTGGAGGCTTTTATGAACGCCTTGTTGGTGTTCTAAAGGGATGTTTGTCCAAAGCCTTATATCACAAACGTGTATCCTTTGAAGAGTTGAGAACTCTACTTGTTGAGTTTCAAGCTGTGATAAATTCTCGACCACTGACTTATCTCTCCTCTGATCGAGATTGTGAGGCTTTGACTCCCTCCATGTTACTTTATGGGCGAAATGTTTGTATTTCCCCTCCTCTTaacaattcagcaactgatgacccagatttcatgagttcaagtgatcttagagaacaatattttagattatcatcagtgctaagaaaatttgagaactcttggaagagagactatttagtgtccttGAGAGGGAGACATAATAATTCTAGTGATAATCTCTCCGCAAATGTGAAAGTTGGGGACATAGTGATGGTAGACTTAGAAGATCATCTGGGGAAAGGCTATAGATACCTCCTCTCATTGGGTAAGGTTACCCAGCTGTTTCCGTCGTCTGATGGTGTGATTAGGTCTGTAGAagtgagagtgaataataaactatacatgagatcaatcacaaagctcgtacttctggaattacctgagagggaatttgatagtgtTGTAACTCAGGAGCCAGATAGTGTGCCTCTGACTGGTACTAGACCTCGGCGTGCAGCAGCAATCCGCtgtgatcaagagagaaaggatttaatttctatggatgtactctaa
- the LOC136837921 gene encoding high mobility group nucleosome-binding domain-containing protein 5-like: MTIKKVNGQKCLKVSNNSEEECFVFSELSDPLNESQDLFVDNVVDHGLSSDQNSVKHKHDDDDNNSNGKNRCSKLAKIVEESGDTQGNQTTDIVTEGKDRDEEPNSMEEQVLDCTTEEIVKDNLQNDSEQEKDEDDSINLGEGTTTRDAGSDLGKETKEDHVSVEPLNCCMREENVHGKLERGVIVGRPNYEDEKDLFEDSLEYEQDDDDEGRPGFWVSQPIGASDLHTSTTNVEIHKDGKENEVFTENEAASIVEGKEEEKTDSEETDYERSASQTEFPSIVQQIAVKIVQIVKQA; the protein is encoded by the exons ATGACCATTAAAAAGGTCAATGGACAGAAATGCTTAAAAGTATCGAATAATAGTGAggaagaatgttttgttttttctgagttGTCAGACCCCTTAAATGAAAGCCAGGATTTGTTTGTTGATAATGTAGTAGATCATGGTCTTTCTAGTGATCAGAATTCTGTTAAACacaaacatgatgatgatgataataatagtaatggtaaaaATAGATGTTCTAAACTGGCtaaaatag TTGAGGAAAGCGGAGATACCCAAGGAAATCAAACTACAGATATAGTAACCGAAGGAAAGGACAGAGATGAGGAACCTAACTCAATGGAAGAGCAGGTATTAGATTGCACAACAGAAGAAATTGTTAAGGATAATTTACAAAATGATTCTGAGCAAGAAAAGGATGAAGACGACTCGATAAACCTTGGGGAGGGCACAACAACAAGGGATGCTGGAAGTGATCtagggaaagaaacgaaggaagatCATGTCTCAGTGGAACCTTTAAACTGCTGCATGAGGGAAGAAAATGTTCATGGCAAACTGGAGAGAGGGGTAATCGTTGGTCGGCCAAACTATGAGGACGAAAAGGATCTTTTTGAGGACAGCCTTGAATACGAGcaggatgatgacgatgaaggaaGGCCAGGATTTTGGGTTTCCCAACCAATAGGTGCCAGTGACTTGCATACGTCTACAACAAACGTTGAAATTCATAAGGATGGTAAAGAAAACGAGGTATTTACAGAAAACGAAGCAGCAAGTATagtagaaggaaaagaagaggaaaaaacggATAGTGAGGAAACTGATTATGAGAGATCAGCGTCCCAAACAGAATTTCCCagtatagtgcagcagattgctgtaaaaatcgttcagatagtgaaacaagcatga